From Magnolia sinica isolate HGM2019 chromosome 13, MsV1, whole genome shotgun sequence, one genomic window encodes:
- the LOC131224112 gene encoding pathogen-associated molecular patterns-induced protein A70-like: MIKESLPSIWASMLSWYTPTVLFVLINIVIGTIVFSTSKHRNKEPRQLSRLSSVFENLRSFNLNHENTEEIFPPPTTAHQQPIETIDYAPTENRNKVTRQISRTSSIFESLRSFNPYRQNSQEIIPPPTSDQQQPIETVDHAPTESQKKVIGQISRSSSIFESLRSFNLYRQNSQEEKPSVTIDQHQPIETVDHAPAKTQKKVIRQISRSSSIFESLRSFNLYRQKSQEEKSPATTDQHQPIETVENIDHEYLRRSQSDNHPTAGERQDMVGQQMKKAASAKWGFENTEVKGGAQRPATVRERGTVRKDADEEVDARADDFISKFKQQLKLQRLDSMLRYKDMLNRGK; this comes from the coding sequence ATGATCAAGGAATCTCTGCCGTCCATCTGGGCTTCCATGCTGAGCTGGTACACCCCCACCGTACTTTTCGTCCTGATCAACATCGTCATCGGCACCATCGTCTTCTCCACCTCCAAACACCGAAACAAAGAACCCCGCCAGCTCAGCCGCCTCTCTTCCGTCTTCGAAAATCTCAGATCcttcaatctcaaccatgaaaACACCGAAGAGATATTTCCCCCACCAACCACAGCCCACCAACAACCCATCGAAACCATTGATTATGCTCCTACCGAAAACCGAAACAAAGTCACCCGCCAGATAAGCCGCACCTCTTCCATCTTCGAAAGCCTCAGATCTTTCAATCCCTACCGTCAAAACAGCCAAGAGATAATTCCTCCACCGACCTCAGACCAACAACAACCCATCGAAACCGTTGATCATGCTCCTACTGAATCCCAAAAGAAAGTCATCGGCCAGATCAGCCGGAGCTCTTCCATATTCGAAAGCCTCAGATCCTTCAATCTCTACCGTCAAAACAGCCAAGAGGAGAAGCCTTCTGTGACCATAGACCAACATCAACCCATCGAAACCGTTGATCATGCTCCTGCTAAAACCCAAAAGAAAGTCATCCGCCAGATCAGCCGGAGCTCTTCCATCTTCGAAAGCCTCAGATCCTTCAATCTCTACCGTCAAAAGAGCCAAGAGGAGAAGTCTCCTGCGACCACAGACCAACATCAACCCATCGAGACCGTTGAAAACATTGATCATGAATATCTTAGGAGGAGCCAGTCTGATAACCATCCAACGGCTGGGGAGAGACAAGATATGGTGGGGCAGCAGATGAAGAAGGCAGCGAGCGCCaagtggggatttgagaatacagaaGTGAAAGGTGGGGCCCAGCGACCAGCGACGGTGAGAGAGAGGGGGACAGTGAGAAAGGATGCCGATGAAGAGGTGGATGCAAGGGCTGATGATTTCATTAGCAAGTTTAAGCAGCAGCTGAAATTGCAACGGTTGGATTCCATGCTCAGGTATAAGGATATGCTCAACAGAGGcaaatga